DNA from Pirellulales bacterium:
CGCAGGTTTCTTGTCGGCCTCGGCCTCGGCAACCGCGGCCGGCTGCTCGGGAGGGGGGCCTTGCCACCACGAAAGCAGCAGGAAGTATCCCTGGAGAATCGCCAGGGAAATGAGCATGAAGGCAATCAGCCGCTTGTCCACAGAGCCGTCCTTGTCGAAATACGTTGCGTGAAGGCCGGCGGGGCGGGAAGCCAAGACGCGTCGTGCCGGGACGCCGCGCGAGCCGTCCATGAAACCCGACTATCCACGATCTTGCAAGGTGATCGAGTCGGGCCTACAGACAATTCAGCATGACGCCGCGCGGGCCTGCCGCACGGCGAGGCAGAATGGTTACTTCCTGTACTTCCCCCGCCTATTTTCCCTCGCGCAGTCGATCGCCGAGGAAATTGTCCAAATCGGGGATATCGTGAATCTTGCGAGCGGTTTCTTCGAAGGGATATTCGACGCGACGATACGTTACGGAATCGTCCTCGTAGATGGCGTAACAGGCGCGAGGATCACCATCGCGTGGCTGGCCGACCGAACCGACGTTGAACATGGTCTTGCTGTCCGACAACTCGTAGCGATAGTTGATCTCTTCCGGGCTGTAGAACTTCAGATCCTCGGTGAAGACTCCCGGCACGTGCGTGTGGCCCTGGAAGCAGAGCCGCTCGACGAGCGAGAAGATCTTTTCCATTTTCTTCGGGTTATAGATGTCTTCGGGAAAGACATACTCGTTGAGCGGATTGCGGGCCGAGCCATGCACGAACAGGGCGCCGTTCTCGCGAATGCTACGAGGTAATTCGCCGAGAAAGTCCCAACGTTTGGCATTTTGTTCGGGACTTCCGCCGGGGGCCTCCAACTGTTCACGCGTCCAGAAGATGGCTCGTTCGGCGCCCGAGTTGAATCCTTCGGGGTCGAAGAGCGCGCCCTGGTCGTGGTTCCCCAAGATGCAGGCGTCGACCTGCATGATGCGGTCGATGCACTCGCGCGGATTGGGCCCATACCCGATGATGTCGCCGAGACAGTAGATCTCGGTGATACCTTGTTGCCGGATATCTTCCAGCACAGCGGTCAGGGCTTCGAGATTGCCGTGTATGTCGCTGACAAGCGCGCGTTTCACGCTTGATGGTCCTTCGGCTAA
Protein-coding regions in this window:
- a CDS encoding metallophosphoesterase family protein — translated: MKRALVSDIHGNLEALTAVLEDIRQQGITEIYCLGDIIGYGPNPRECIDRIMQVDACILGNHDQGALFDPEGFNSGAERAIFWTREQLEAPGGSPEQNAKRWDFLGELPRSIRENGALFVHGSARNPLNEYVFPEDIYNPKKMEKIFSLVERLCFQGHTHVPGVFTEDLKFYSPEEINYRYELSDSKTMFNVGSVGQPRDGDPRACYAIYEDDSVTYRRVEYPFEETARKIHDIPDLDNFLGDRLREGK